The Toxorhynchites rutilus septentrionalis strain SRP chromosome 1, ASM2978413v1, whole genome shotgun sequence genome contains the following window.
tctatgaagaaaagaaatacatatgttaataatattaaatatgtatatatgtaatgaaaagtaacatcaacaaaatgcttacctccgaatcgcttcatcaccaaaatagaaatggcgattgcaaagtgcgcacatcacagatgttaggtatgacaaaaaaacaaagttactaatggtatgaagtaaaatctacgaatctctggtaggaacgttcattgcgtctgacatctcttttacgcaattttggtaatatttacaaaacatttgtatttGGTAGcggcttttactaaactatttctccagtgaaGGTATATGCTCACGTTATTTCCATAGCAGCAGCTACGATGACCGACATCAAATGCGCCATGAACTTAATGGTACGAGGAAATATAGGATGTTGAATTCCAAAGTTAAACCTTTTTTCTGCCTTATATGTATTAGCCATTCCATGtcgaactgatatagtggttcaccgactttcgtggaaagtggtagatttgttctgtattgtaaaatattagacccgtcttttcttgtttttttttattagggctgtGTGGTATACGTTGCAAATCGTGAACATTGTCACCGGATTTAGGACATTGTAGTGATGTAGAACGTTGAACTTTTGATTagtctgaaatcgatccaccgccGCAACAATAAGAAATTTCTCACCGTGCAATTTTTGGAAATGACTGGTATACTCACCGGCAGTGTGGAAATACTCTCGGCATACAAAGCAGCAGCGCAAAGAGGGGTCCAAATTGTGTTTCAGCATACGTTCCACCGTAGTCACATAACGAATATCCAATAGAAGTCGATTCGCCACTACCATCTCTTTAATTTCCTTCAAAACATtgtcgttttgtaaaattgcatccagcatacgcaggaatttgttttgctttttggaagtcaactctgaaaaatcaacaaatataatcattctTTAGCGGAACAAATATATCAAACCGACCCACCAGCGTGATTGTTCTGTTCGTGCTGCTCCAGTAGGTTTCGCAACCGCTCCATGTTGAATTTAAAATGATTTGGTCGATTACCATTGGCATGCTGTTGGTTTGGCTCATTACGTGTTATCAAATCGTGGTTCATCAGCACCCAGCCCAACTCGTCCATTTTGACACGAGTGTTGCGGCGCAGTTTTATCTCTTCGAAAAGTTTCTCGCGTAGTTTCCGTTTGATGATGCGTCCTTGATCAGATTGTGCCGATAAATTTGTACTACGTACGATTCTATTTCATGCTTTTGCCCTgatgataaaacaaaaaaaataacacttttttttaaatgctcaaTAAAACCACGTACGATTAAAACGCtgcttgcttggaaagaaaagcattgattgcgcggctagaaggtaaaatatactcaaaacatccttctgcactgtttttaattcgaccgctgattgtagatatctgaaaaagtagaagcaattatgagaaattgttatacgaaaaaatccagaaaattaccTGCCTACAGTAAAgtgcgagcagctattttgccaacgaatgcatttgtcaccaaaagatatgatttgttttgtaaacaaatttgttttttcacgagcaatggccgaacagcaattttgccattgcggtccacctatagtataacgccttgtccacataccacgtggacagaaaaagtcacaggagggttgtgtccgagacacgaccgcagagttgacgtaggattccgttaggctattacatgctgattttggatatgtttgaaaaattacattattaaactcttcgatagtgatttggtggccctggaaagggccgttttgtctgaTTGTTAGgttttgtttgttcattccaccaatgtccataaccaagtgataatgatagaaagatggtgattagtaattttatggtgcgtatcacgatagaagatgcctaagtgaaatgagatgaaagccgccctctgtggccctgAACAAGGCGTCccgtgttatgtatggatgacataaagaaaaaaactcatctatgtaatataagataattatcattgtcgaatacaattatc
Protein-coding sequences here:
- the LOC129768931 gene encoding uncharacterized protein LOC129768931, yielding MDELGWVLMNHDLITRNEPNQQHANGNRPNHFKFNMERLRNLLEQHEQNNHAELTSKKQNKFLRMLDAILQNDNVLKEIKEMVVANRLLLDIRYVTTVERMLKHNLDPSLRCCFVCREYFHTAETRENKMRMKRAGVTDTP